The Merismopedia glauca CCAP 1448/3 DNA segment GATACACTCTACTTGATTGCCATTTTGGGAAACAACACCTAGTTTATAAGACTTTGAAGCTTAACTGAACCGTATTGGATTAAAATCAAATGTTAAAATAGTTGCACTAGCTACTTGACACCCCCCCCCACATATGCTATGACAGCGCCAGTTAATAAGGTAGAGGCAAATCTACTTTTTCCAAATTTGTGGCTGTTTCTGAAGATATCCATCAAGTTCTCCTTGAATTTTGAAATCTAATATAACTGAGATTTAGAGAGAAAGTATACCTATTTAACAATAAATAACTCAAAACAATAGGTAGTACATTAACTGTGCAACAGCTTCTCCACTCAAGGAAAGACGCTGTTGGAAGTCAGCTAAATTGCGATATTTACCAGCGATTTTTCGGTTCTCTATTATTACAGTGGCTAGAGAAATGTTAATGACTGGAACTGCGATTAGTTCTTCAAATGAGGCGGTATTGAGGTTAATTTTCGATGCAGATGGCAACTCATGGTAATAGAAGAACTTAACGATCGCCGCTACAGGTAATAATCTTTGTACTGGTAAACTTAACGCCGCCGCTACATCTTCGATAGAATAGAATTTGACACCAGATTGAGAAAGTTGTACAAGCGATCGCGCCTGATGAATCGATATTCCTGGTAACCTCAACCAATCATCTATAGTGGCTTGATTAGCATCGATATAAACCCCTAATTCCGCAGCTAAAGCAACTTCTGCCGCAGATTGTAACCGATAATAAGGATCTTTGAGTAGTTTTTGCCGGATTAAATGTTGACCAAACATATTTAAATCGAATTTGCCTAAATCAAGACATTTTATCTAACCACTGGCGGCGTTTTTGCTCAAATTCGTATTCAGACACCAAACCTTCTTGACGGAGTTGTTCGAGTTGGCGTAATGTATCGGCTGTGATGCTGACTGAGGGGCGATTATTCGTAAATTCGACCAAATTAAAACTAAGTGGACGCGGATCGAAGTTTGATTGAAAATCTGTTGAATCTTGGAGTAAATACCAAACTGCTTCAATCGCACTAGCAATATGGGGAATGGGAGTCCAAGATAATAATAGATAAACTACACCCCATATAGGTTGCCCTAAATAGAACTTATGCAACCCAACTATGGGCGTAAATATGCCGCAAACGGCTAATAAAGTGGCAATAGTACGGTTTTTAGGTTTATCTAACATTACTCCTCTGGGCGATCGCATTCTGGACTCAGCCATCGTAGCTTAAACCATAAAAAAGAGTAACTGTCAATCTAGATACAGTTACTCCTTGTGTTTAATTTGTTTATAGAGCTTGACTAGGGTACAAAAATACGGCTCTACTCAGACAACTACTGAACAGTAATTTTGCCACCCATACCAGCGCCACGATGTGGTTCGCAGTAGTAGGAATACTCTCCTGTAGGCATATCTGAGGTGAAAGTGACGGAGAAATCTTCGCCAGGGCTAAATACTAGTTGTTTGTGAGACAGAGATTTTGCCAAACCAGCATCTGCTCCAGGTACTTTCTGAGCATCAAACACCGCGTTGTGAGGGGCTAACTTATTGTTTACCCACTTGACGGTATCTCCCTGTTTGACAGTCAAACTAGAAGGCTCGAAAACTAACATCCCGTTATCAGCACCCATTTTAACACTATAGGTTTCAGCAGATGCTGGAGCTATGGAAAATACCCAGCTACCTACAACTAAAGCTACAGCTAATAAAGTCAGACTAAAACGCCTTGTCATCACAGCGATAAGATTCATAACAGCCTCCCAAATTGAAGCGATTTAATTTGATTAAACTAGGTAACTGCAATACTACTGTTACCTTGAAGCAGTAATGCGATCGTAGCAGATTTTAGCTAATCATTAACCACAAGCGATATGCTTCCAGCACGCTTCGCGATCGCTCGGCGGCTGGCGACTGGAAGTCACGCCTATACAAACAAAGTCTACTCAAGAAACCTGCGTAGGCGGGTTTTGATTGTATAGCTGCGGTTTGAACCGCCCAACCTCACTTGCTCTGGTTCAACTTTTCTGCAATCAGTTTTTCCATCTCTTCCAAAGGCAAATTAGCTGGGTAACGAACTCTATCGCGACTGCGACTCATTAGTTCTTGCAAAGCTTCGCTAAAAGCATCATCATCATTTCTATGAGTTGCTAAATATTGTTTTAATTCAGCATTACTCATTTCTTTTAAATTAAACATTTAGACAAACTCCCATGCTCCATTTTGGTCAATTACTATTGCTAGTCCGTCATTTGTTCCTGCTTGAATATACAAAGTTTTCAACTTTTCATCGTAACGGAAAATATTAATTGGTTGAAATGTATTGGATAACATCTGACAGACAAATACACAAATTTTTGCCTGAATTTCTGTAGGCAAGAGTGCCACTCCTTATGTTTTGATACCTACATTTTAGCGATCGCTCGGCACCTGGCGACTGAAAGTCACGCCTATACCAACAAAGTCTACTCAAGAAACCCGCGCAGGGGGGTTTAGATCGTATAGCTGCGGTTGAAACTGCCAAGCCCAAAGATTAAACTGAAGCGATCGCCTCAATCATCTGCACTACAATCGATAGATAGATTTTGTCAGAACCAGAAATGGGATAATATCAGTAATTCCTGATAAAGCCGAGGAGAAGCCAAGGTGGTTCCTTTACGCGACGATAATCCAACTCGCATCACCCCTTATGTTACTTATGCATTAATTGCGATCAATATTCTGGTGTTTTTGTACCAATTAACTTTGAGTGCGTCAGATCCCAGATTGCTAAGTAGCTTTTTTCAAGACTGGGCGGTAATTCCTAAGCAACTAACTGCCAGTTTTCAGGGATTACCCACTCCCGATCCTATACCAGAACCCCTGACTTTGATTAGTTCTCAATTCCTGCATGGCGGTTTTTTACACTTAGCGGGTAATATGCTATTTTTGTGGATTTTTGGGAATAACGTTGAAGATAAGTTAGGACATATCAAATATATTATTTTCTATCTTGCTTGCGGCATTTTAGCGGCTTTAAGTCAGTGGTACTTTGCCACTAATTCGGGGATTCCTTCTTTGGGTGCTAGTGGCGCTATAGCTGGAGTAATGGGGGCATATATTCTGCGTTTCCCCAAAGCTGAAGTCTTGACTTTAATCCCTTTGGGTTTCTTCTCCACCTTTGCCAAAATTCCCGCAGTTTACTTTATCGGTTTCTGGTTCTTACAGCAAGCATTTTATGGCGTAGCTAGCTTAGGGGTACGCACTAATATCGGTATGAGCGGCGGAATCGCTTACTGGGCACACGCTGGAGGATTTCTGTTTGGAGTTATATTAGGCCCTTTATTAGGTTTGTTTAGCGATCGCGATTATTAAGAAAGAAGAAAGGAGGAAGAAGAAAGAAGGAACAGATTACTAAACTATTTTAGTAAAAAATCTCATTTTAATCTCCCCTCTGCTCCTCTGCTCCTCTGCCCCTCTGCTCCCAATACCCAACACCCTATGAAAGATATTACCCGCCGTCAATTTATCATTGTCACGTCTTTAGCTGCTGGTTTTGCTCTTGCCGTACAGCCAATTGTGGCTGCGGTAATTAAGACTAGTACAAGAGGCTTAGAAGCAGGAGAAGTTAAAATACCTGTAGCTGATGGAGAAATTCCAGCTTATAGAGCTATGCCCGCTAAAGGAAAGAATTTTCCCGTCATTTTGGTAGTCCAAGAAATCTTTGGAGTTCACGAACACATACGGGATATCTGTCGGCGATTGGCGAAATTAGGTTATTTAGCGATCGCTCCTGAATTATACGCCCGTCAAGGTGATGTTTCTCAAGTTACCGATATCCAAGAAATCATCTCTACAGTAGTTTCCAAAGTACCGGATGCTCAAGTTATGTCGGATTTGGATGCAACTGTCAAATGGGCATCTGCTTCTAGTAAAGGCAATACTAATAAGCTGGGAATTACCGGTTTTTGCTGGGGAGGGCGAATTGTTTGGCTATATGCCGCCCACAACCCTAAAGTTAAAGCAGGAGTGGCTTGGTATGGGCGCTTAGTTAGCGAAAAAACCGACTTAACCCCCAAACATCCCATAGATATAGCTAAATCCCTGAAAGTGCCAGTTTTAGGGCTGTACGGCGCGCAAGATGATGGCATACCTAACGATACTGTTTTCCAAATGCGTCGCCTGCTGCGCCAAGGTAAGAGCAATTCTAAGATAATTCTCTACCCGAATACACCCCACGGCTTTAATGCAGATTATCGCCCTAGCTATCGGCAAAAAGAAGCCACTGATGGGTGGAAACGGTTGCGAAATTGGTTTAAAAGGAACGGAGTTGGTTAGTTGAAGGAAAAAGGAAGAGGGAATAAGTCAGAAGTCAGAAGTCAGAAGTCAGAAGTTCCCAATCCCCAATCCCCAATCCCCAATGAAAGAAATAAGTCGTCGTCCTCCCGACACCCGACACCCGACACCCGACACCCGATTCCCGACTAAAGTCACTTAAGATTGCTATAGATGCCCTTTTCTAGCAATAACTCCGACAGTTCCGTAGTAGATAGCCCAGGTTTGAGGATCGTCTGCAAATTGGCAATAGCGATCAATGTCTGTACTATCTACTACACTGGTGGAAATGTATTTTTCTGCCAGTTGCACTGTAGACATCTTCATTACCTTTGCTATTCCTGAACCACCATTAGATAGAGGAACATCATTTTCTACAGATAATTGCTGCAAACCGCATTGTTGAAAGATAGCTGGTAACTTGATTCCGAATGCATAATCCAAGTTTAGCTGAGCAAACATTTGACAAATAGCTTCATAAACTCGATTAAAGGATTCAAGAGCATCTTTTTCGCCATAAATTGCTCTTGCTACTGAAAAATCAGGCTCTTCGATAACAATCCAGCCACCTGGTTTGAGGAGATCTAGCATTCTGGATAGAGCAACTTGGAAATCTGGGATATGAATCAGAACATAACGGGCATGAACCAGGTCAAAAAGGGGATAATTTAGGGGAAGGTATCGGATATCAGCTTCTATTACTTCTAAGTTAGGCGATCGCAGGTTGTTTAAAAAGCGAGTATTGAGATCTACAGCCACCACACTACCATTATCCCCGACAACTGTTGCCATCCACTGAGCGATCGCTCCTGCACCCGCGCCAACTTCCAAGCAGCGCCAACCTGCTGATATTCCGGTTGATTCAATCTTTTTGCGCGTAGCTGGATCGAATACTTGCTCTAAAGCTTGCAGTCTTTCTAATTCTTGGGAATGCTGGGTACTGGTGAATATATACTCAGAATTTGACATGGGTAGGGCGATCGCGTTTCCATTATTTTGACTAACGTTAGGAATCCGAATTGCACTTCCAGGACTCAGTTCTCTACTTTTGATGGGTTTAGCAACAGAGGTAGCTGCAAGCATTGTAGATTACTTTTTGTCCATTTTCTAAAACTTTCAGTCTTTCTTTAATCTCAGTATCGGCGATTAAAATCGCTTCTATACAGACAAAACCCGCCTGCGCGGGTTCAATAATTCAATATGTTCCGCAGTCCGCGTAGGCGGACGAAAGATTGTGTAGCTGCGGTTTGAACCGCCAGCTTTATTTTACCGAGAGTAATAAATTAGGTATCTAGATCGCAAGTTTCATTAAGTCGGTTAACTACATACCGATGAAGTTTGTTATGCTTTTCAGTAGTTTCTCGTAGATTTGGCGGTAACGAAACGTTTTTTGTCTCTAACGCTAAACAATAACTCAAGTTTCATTAGGTGAATTTACCAACATATATGCAAAAAGCACTCAAAAAATGGTCGGTCAATCCAGGGAATTTGGCGTAGCCAAATTCCCTCTCTCTCGCGGCTTTGTTATCTATTAGTGCAGCCAGTTTTTTGGTCTCTCAACCCGCACAA contains these protein-coding regions:
- a CDS encoding helix-hairpin-helix domain-containing protein; the encoded protein is MFGQHLIRQKLLKDPYYRLQSAAEVALAAELGVYIDANQATIDDWLRLPGISIHQARSLVQLSQSGVKFYSIEDVAAALSLPVQRLLPVAAIVKFFYYHELPSASKINLNTASFEELIAVPVINISLATVIIENRKIAGKYRNLADFQQRLSLSGEAVAQLMYYLLF
- a CDS encoding NINE protein, with translation MAESRMRSPRGVMLDKPKNRTIATLLAVCGIFTPIVGLHKFYLGQPIWGVVYLLLSWTPIPHIASAIEAVWYLLQDSTDFQSNFDPRPLSFNLVEFTNNRPSVSITADTLRQLEQLRQEGLVSEYEFEQKRRQWLDKMS
- the petE gene encoding plastocyanin — translated: MNLIAVMTRRFSLTLLAVALVVGSWVFSIAPASAETYSVKMGADNGMLVFEPSSLTVKQGDTVKWVNNKLAPHNAVFDAQKVPGADAGLAKSLSHKQLVFSPGEDFSVTFTSDMPTGEYSYYCEPHRGAGMGGKITVQ
- a CDS encoding DUF6887 family protein, encoding MFNLKEMSNAELKQYLATHRNDDDAFSEALQELMSRSRDRVRYPANLPLEEMEKLIAEKLNQSK
- a CDS encoding DUF6888 family protein: MALLPTEIQAKICVFVCQMLSNTFQPINIFRYDEKLKTLYIQAGTNDGLAIVIDQNGAWEFV
- a CDS encoding rhomboid family intramembrane serine protease, giving the protein MVPLRDDNPTRITPYVTYALIAINILVFLYQLTLSASDPRLLSSFFQDWAVIPKQLTASFQGLPTPDPIPEPLTLISSQFLHGGFLHLAGNMLFLWIFGNNVEDKLGHIKYIIFYLACGILAALSQWYFATNSGIPSLGASGAIAGVMGAYILRFPKAEVLTLIPLGFFSTFAKIPAVYFIGFWFLQQAFYGVASLGVRTNIGMSGGIAYWAHAGGFLFGVILGPLLGLFSDRDY
- a CDS encoding dienelactone hydrolase family protein, which codes for MKDITRRQFIIVTSLAAGFALAVQPIVAAVIKTSTRGLEAGEVKIPVADGEIPAYRAMPAKGKNFPVILVVQEIFGVHEHIRDICRRLAKLGYLAIAPELYARQGDVSQVTDIQEIISTVVSKVPDAQVMSDLDATVKWASASSKGNTNKLGITGFCWGGRIVWLYAAHNPKVKAGVAWYGRLVSEKTDLTPKHPIDIAKSLKVPVLGLYGAQDDGIPNDTVFQMRRLLRQGKSNSKIILYPNTPHGFNADYRPSYRQKEATDGWKRLRNWFKRNGVG
- a CDS encoding class I SAM-dependent methyltransferase — translated: MLAATSVAKPIKSRELSPGSAIRIPNVSQNNGNAIALPMSNSEYIFTSTQHSQELERLQALEQVFDPATRKKIESTGISAGWRCLEVGAGAGAIAQWMATVVGDNGSVVAVDLNTRFLNNLRSPNLEVIEADIRYLPLNYPLFDLVHARYVLIHIPDFQVALSRMLDLLKPGGWIVIEEPDFSVARAIYGEKDALESFNRVYEAICQMFAQLNLDYAFGIKLPAIFQQCGLQQLSVENDVPLSNGGSGIAKVMKMSTVQLAEKYISTSVVDSTDIDRYCQFADDPQTWAIYYGTVGVIARKGHL